In the genome of Rhodoferax fermentans, one region contains:
- the nifK gene encoding nitrogenase molybdenum-iron protein subunit beta — protein MPQVADKVIDHEMLFREPEYQDLFEKKKAFEFNHSEATIGQTVEWTKTEDYKLKNFARDSLVVNPAKACQPLGAVFAANGFAKTLSFVHGSQGCVAYYRAHFSRHFKEPTSCVSSSMTEDAAVFGGLNNMVDGLANAYSLYKPDMIAVSTTCMAEVIGDDVDAFIKTSKQKGSIPEEFDVPFAHTPAFVGSHITGYDNALLGVLRHFWDGKAKTTEPLVRVPNDSINFIGGFDGFVVGNMKEIRRIFDLFGVQVNIICDPSESWNTPTDGEFRMYAGGTTKEEVVAALHAKATIVFQEFCCEKTSKFIAEHGQEVVTLNAPVGVAGTDKFLMEISRLTGKPIPAELEKERGQLVDALADSQAHLHGKKFALYGDPDQLLGYAAFLLELGAEPTHVLSTNGTPEWAAKVQALFDSTPYGKGCKVYPKRDLWHLRSLLFTEPVDFLIGNTYGKFLERDTKVPLVRLVFPIHDRHHHHRYPTWGYEGGLRVLVMLLDEFFEALDANTMAIGKTDYSYDIVR, from the coding sequence ATGCCTCAAGTTGCCGACAAAGTCATTGACCACGAAATGTTGTTTCGTGAACCCGAGTACCAAGACCTCTTCGAGAAGAAGAAGGCCTTTGAATTCAACCATTCCGAAGCCACCATCGGCCAGACCGTGGAGTGGACCAAGACCGAAGACTACAAACTCAAAAACTTTGCCCGCGACTCGCTCGTGGTCAACCCGGCCAAGGCCTGCCAGCCGCTGGGTGCGGTGTTTGCCGCCAACGGGTTTGCCAAAACCCTGAGTTTTGTGCATGGCAGCCAGGGTTGTGTGGCGTACTACCGCGCCCACTTCTCGCGCCATTTCAAGGAGCCCACCAGCTGTGTGTCGTCCAGCATGACCGAAGACGCTGCGGTGTTTGGTGGCCTGAACAACATGGTTGACGGCCTGGCCAACGCCTACAGCCTGTACAAGCCCGACATGATCGCGGTGTCCACCACCTGTATGGCCGAGGTGATTGGGGACGACGTTGACGCCTTCATCAAAACCAGCAAACAAAAGGGCAGCATTCCCGAAGAGTTTGACGTGCCGTTTGCCCACACCCCAGCATTTGTGGGCAGCCACATCACCGGTTACGACAATGCCCTGCTGGGTGTGTTGCGCCACTTCTGGGATGGCAAGGCCAAGACCACTGAGCCGCTGGTGCGCGTGCCCAATGACAGCATCAACTTCATCGGTGGCTTTGACGGCTTTGTCGTCGGCAACATGAAGGAAATCCGCCGCATTTTTGACCTGTTCGGTGTCCAGGTGAACATCATCTGTGACCCGTCCGAGAGCTGGAACACGCCCACCGACGGCGAGTTCCGGATGTACGCCGGTGGCACCACCAAGGAAGAGGTGGTGGCCGCCCTGCACGCCAAGGCCACCATCGTGTTCCAGGAATTCTGCTGCGAAAAAACCAGCAAATTCATCGCTGAACACGGCCAGGAAGTGGTCACCCTCAACGCCCCGGTGGGTGTGGCGGGTACCGACAAGTTCCTGATGGAGATCTCGCGCCTGACCGGCAAACCGATTCCAGCCGAGCTCGAAAAAGAACGCGGCCAGCTGGTGGACGCGCTGGCCGACAGCCAGGCGCATTTGCACGGCAAAAAGTTTGCCCTGTACGGTGACCCGGACCAGTTGCTGGGCTACGCCGCCTTCCTGCTCGAACTCGGTGCCGAGCCGACCCATGTGTTGTCCACCAACGGAACCCCCGAGTGGGCGGCCAAGGTGCAGGCGCTGTTTGATTCCACGCCGTACGGCAAGGGTTGCAAGGTGTATCCGAAGCGCGACCTGTGGCACCTGCGCTCGCTGCTGTTCACCGAACCGGTCGATTTCCTGATTGGCAACACGTATGGCAAGTTCCTCGAGCGCGACACCAAGGTGCCGCTGGTGCGCTTGGTGTTCCCGATCCACGACCGCCACCACCACCATCGTTACCCCACCTGGGGGTATGAAGGCGGCCTGCGGGTGCTGGTGATGTTGCTCGACGAGTTCTTTGAAGCACTCGATGCGAACACCATGGCCATCGGCAAGACCGACTACAGCTACGACATCGTCCGCTAA
- a CDS encoding 2Fe-2S iron-sulfur cluster-binding protein encodes MANVTFSSPRMKKDLTVYAVAGDTKTLLAVAKANNVPLQSECENGECGSCQVQVSVLSGKTPIGVALTEKEKLVLKLAGKITAQQIADAETKDLPPPWRLACQMVVRDEDILVKF; translated from the coding sequence ATGGCGAACGTAACTTTTAGCTCTCCTCGAATGAAAAAAGACCTGACGGTGTATGCCGTGGCAGGTGACACCAAGACCTTGCTCGCCGTGGCCAAAGCCAATAACGTGCCGCTGCAGTCCGAGTGTGAAAACGGCGAATGTGGCTCCTGCCAGGTGCAGGTGTCGGTGTTGTCGGGCAAAACACCGATTGGTGTGGCGCTGACCGAAAAGGAAAAACTGGTGCTCAAGCTCGCTGGCAAGATCACCGCCCAGCAGATCGCTGATGCCGAGACCAAAGACCTGCCTCCCCCGTGGCGGCTGGCCTGCCAGATGGTGGTGCGCGACGAGGACATTCTGGTCAAGTTTTGA
- a CDS encoding GntR family transcriptional regulator, translating into MRSKTKSVRAFQHVEPVSIGTQLHRHLRGAIIRGELRPGQALSESEIAKRYETSRQPVREAFIKLAEERLVVILPQRGTFVIKISVADVLDARFVREAIEVAVAEEAATSAPPSAIQDLRDLIAQQAKVAPGLNEEFLVLDEEFHRTIALSVRRTYAWRMVESIKAQMDRIRYLSLDDATPIHLIIEQHSRIVDGIEARDPVAAAAATRAHLREIIVSLPDIAAQFPDLFESA; encoded by the coding sequence ATGCGTTCGAAAACCAAATCCGTTCGCGCTTTCCAGCACGTTGAACCTGTCTCCATCGGCACCCAGCTGCATCGGCACCTGCGCGGCGCCATCATCCGTGGTGAGTTGCGCCCGGGTCAGGCCCTGTCTGAATCTGAAATCGCCAAACGCTATGAAACCAGCCGCCAGCCGGTGCGCGAGGCCTTCATCAAACTGGCCGAGGAGCGGCTGGTGGTCATCTTGCCCCAGCGGGGTACTTTTGTGATCAAGATCTCCGTGGCCGACGTGCTCGACGCCCGTTTTGTGCGTGAAGCCATCGAGGTCGCTGTGGCTGAGGAGGCCGCCACCTCGGCACCGCCCAGCGCCATCCAGGACCTGCGTGATTTGATCGCACAGCAAGCCAAGGTGGCGCCCGGTTTGAACGAGGAGTTTCTGGTGCTTGACGAGGAGTTTCACCGCACCATTGCGCTGTCGGTGCGCCGCACCTACGCCTGGCGCATGGTGGAGAGCATCAAGGCGCAGATGGACCGCATCCGTTACCTGAGCCTGGATGACGCCACGCCCATCCACCTGATCATCGAGCAGCACAGCCGCATTGTCGATGGCATTGAGGCGCGTGACCCGGTGGCGGCGGCGGCGGCCACCCGCGCCCATCTGCGCGAAATCATTGTCTCGCTGCCCGATATTGCGGCGCAGTTCCCGGATCTGTTCGAGTCAGCCTGA
- the manD gene encoding D-mannonate dehydratase ManD, which yields MKIIDAEVIVCCPGRNFVTLKITTDEGVTGLGDGTLNGRELSVASYLKDHVCPLLIGRDPQKIEDIWQYLYRGAYWRRGPVTMSAIAAVDMALWDIKGKLANMPVYQLLGGASREHVMVYSHATGRDIPETLDAFAKYQEKGFKAIRAQCGVPGMKSVYGVSKGGAYEPATKGWPEEQVWNTEKYLNFVPKLFEAIREKFGFDTHLLHDAHHRLTPIEAARLGKSVEDSRLFWLEDPTPAENQEAFRLIRQHTTTPIAVGEVFNSIWDCKQLIEEQLIDYIRMTITHSGGITHMRRIADFAAMYQVRTGSHGPSDLSPVCMGAALHFDLWAPNFGMQEYMGYHEQTMDVFQCGWSYKDGFMHPGDKPGLGVEIDEELAKKYPYEPAYLPVARLEDGTLWNW from the coding sequence ATGAAAATTATTGATGCCGAAGTGATTGTTTGCTGCCCTGGCCGCAACTTTGTGACCTTGAAAATCACGACCGATGAGGGTGTGACCGGTCTCGGGGACGGCACGCTGAACGGGCGCGAGTTGTCGGTTGCGTCGTATTTGAAAGACCATGTCTGCCCCTTGCTGATCGGGCGCGATCCACAAAAGATCGAAGACATCTGGCAATACCTCTACCGAGGTGCCTACTGGCGCCGTGGCCCGGTCACCATGTCGGCCATCGCCGCCGTGGACATGGCCTTGTGGGACATCAAGGGCAAGCTGGCCAACATGCCGGTCTACCAGTTGCTGGGTGGCGCCTCCCGCGAACACGTGATGGTCTACAGTCATGCCACCGGCCGCGACATCCCTGAAACGCTGGACGCCTTTGCCAAATACCAGGAAAAAGGCTTCAAGGCGATTCGCGCCCAGTGCGGCGTGCCGGGCATGAAATCGGTCTACGGCGTGTCCAAAGGCGGAGCGTATGAGCCCGCCACCAAAGGCTGGCCTGAAGAACAGGTCTGGAACACCGAAAAGTACCTGAATTTTGTGCCCAAGCTGTTTGAAGCGATCCGCGAGAAGTTTGGCTTCGACACCCACCTGCTGCATGATGCGCACCACCGGCTGACACCGATTGAAGCCGCGCGTCTGGGCAAGTCGGTGGAAGACTCACGCCTGTTCTGGCTCGAAGACCCGACACCAGCTGAAAACCAGGAGGCGTTTCGCCTGATCCGCCAGCACACCACCACCCCGATTGCGGTGGGTGAGGTGTTCAACAGCATCTGGGACTGCAAACAGCTGATCGAAGAGCAGTTGATCGACTACATCCGCATGACGATCACCCACTCGGGCGGTATCACCCACATGCGCCGTATTGCTGACTTTGCCGCGATGTACCAGGTGCGCACCGGCAGCCACGGCCCGTCCGACCTGTCACCCGTGTGTATGGGTGCCGCGCTGCACTTTGACCTGTGGGCGCCCAATTTCGGCATGCAGGAGTACATGGGTTACCACGAACAGACCATGGACGTCTTCCAATGTGGCTGGAGCTACAAGGATGGCTTCATGCACCCGGGTGACAAACCAGGGCTGGGTGTAGAAATCGACGAGGAACTGGCCAAGAAATACCCGTACGAGCCAGCCTACCTGCCGGTGGCCCGCCTGGAAGACGGCACCTTGTGGAATTGGTAA
- a CDS encoding C4-dicarboxylate TRAP transporter substrate-binding protein: MKKIKLLSLTAACVLLAAAAHAADFNLNVSSSLTVDDPMFKGLQQFKDGVEKNSGGKISVRLFPSSQLGSDEDVLEQARSGAGVAVLVDGGRLAPFVKEFGVLGAPYLTHGYTEMRKVVTSPLMDDWNNKLRAASGHQILSFNWYQGDRQLLTMKPVKTPADLAGVRMRTPGAPVWLETVRGLGATPTPMPWAEVYSALQMKAIDAAEAQAPATYGQRLFEVVKYITKTGHISLITGLVGSKIWFDKLPANLQKVVHDEALKAGDTASKATIDSIGNYEKLMREKGVQIVDIDTKPFVASTSVVYEKLGYTDLRKQVNAVLAK, encoded by the coding sequence ATGAAGAAGATCAAATTGTTGTCATTAACAGCCGCCTGCGTTTTGCTGGCCGCTGCGGCCCACGCGGCAGATTTCAACCTGAACGTGAGCTCGTCCCTGACAGTGGATGACCCGATGTTCAAGGGTCTGCAGCAGTTCAAGGATGGTGTCGAGAAGAACTCGGGCGGCAAGATTTCTGTCCGTTTGTTCCCCAGCTCTCAGCTGGGTTCAGACGAAGACGTGCTTGAACAAGCCCGTTCCGGTGCCGGTGTGGCGGTGCTGGTGGACGGTGGCCGTCTGGCACCGTTTGTCAAAGAGTTTGGTGTGCTTGGCGCGCCCTACCTGACCCACGGTTACACCGAAATGCGCAAAGTGGTGACCTCGCCGTTGATGGACGACTGGAACAACAAACTGCGTGCTGCCAGTGGCCACCAGATCCTGTCCTTCAACTGGTACCAGGGTGACCGCCAGTTGTTGACCATGAAGCCGGTCAAAACACCCGCCGATCTGGCTGGTGTGCGTATGCGTACCCCTGGTGCGCCGGTCTGGCTGGAAACCGTTCGTGGCCTGGGTGCGACCCCCACCCCGATGCCTTGGGCAGAGGTCTACTCGGCCCTGCAGATGAAGGCCATTGACGCCGCTGAAGCACAAGCACCTGCCACCTACGGTCAGCGCCTGTTTGAGGTGGTGAAGTACATCACCAAGACCGGCCACATCAGCCTGATCACCGGTTTGGTCGGCTCCAAGATCTGGTTCGACAAGCTGCCAGCCAATCTGCAAAAAGTGGTGCACGATGAAGCCCTCAAGGCCGGTGATACCGCGTCCAAAGCCACCATCGACTCCATTGGCAACTATGAAAAGCTGATGCGCGAAAAAGGTGTGCAGATTGTGGACATCGACACCAAACCTTTCGTGGCCTCCACCAGCGTGGTCTACGAGAAGCTGGGCTACACCGATCTGCGCAAGCAGGTGAATGCTGTATTGGCCAAGTAA
- a CDS encoding TRAP transporter small permease, giving the protein MAHLLFKLEERLAMAFFAATSIFVLIGAATRTAGVPVIWAVDLAQLSFAWACVLGADLALKKNTHIEIDILTRKLPRSVRKVLAIIWLIAIAFFLGFLVWYGTKLTLQNMERVLGDVGISYSWVTACIPVGSFLMLATAVTRLWRGLTGREVLSLEGHDGTAI; this is encoded by the coding sequence GTGGCACATCTGCTATTTAAGCTGGAGGAACGCCTGGCGATGGCGTTCTTTGCAGCCACCTCTATCTTTGTACTGATCGGGGCTGCCACCCGGACGGCGGGTGTGCCCGTCATCTGGGCAGTGGACCTGGCCCAGCTCAGTTTTGCCTGGGCGTGTGTGCTGGGCGCTGATCTGGCGCTCAAGAAAAACACCCACATCGAAATCGACATCCTGACCCGCAAGCTTCCGCGTTCGGTCAGGAAGGTGTTGGCCATCATCTGGTTGATCGCCATCGCCTTTTTCCTGGGCTTCCTGGTCTGGTATGGCACCAAGCTCACACTGCAAAACATGGAACGTGTGCTGGGTGATGTCGGTATCAGCTACAGCTGGGTCACCGCGTGTATCCCGGTGGGTTCATTCCTGATGCTGGCCACCGCTGTCACACGTTTGTGGCGCGGTCTGACCGGGCGCGAGGTTCTTTCACTTGAAGGTCATGACGGGACGGCGATATGA
- a CDS encoding TRAP transporter large permease, translated as MSGILTLLFLVLMFLGMPVAFAIGISAVMFYIFGPVPPEIAVQKIATATQSFPLLAVPLFVFAGHLMNASGITSRLISLSTVLTGWMRGGLAQVAIMLSALMGGVSGSAVADAAMEARILGPDMIKRGYTRGYTSAVIAVGSLITATIPPSIGLILYGFMGNVSIGRLFVGGIVPGVLMTIVLMSVAYIVARRRGYTAELAKPPTFKEIANRMWECKWALMFPILLIVGIRYGIFTPSEAGAFAVAYAIFVGMVIYRELSLDALLNALRHAVSDIGMIMLIIMFSSMIGYMITLEGVPQDAASFLVGITENRIALMLLLITFIIVLGMFLEATVIVLLVTPILMPIIMRVGIDPVHFGLVMMTCVTLGGMTPPVGVAMFTVCGILKCPMDEYIKEAFPLLAAVIGLVILMIVWPTSVLYLPNLVFGAG; from the coding sequence ATGAGCGGCATCCTTACTCTTCTATTTTTGGTGCTGATGTTCCTCGGCATGCCGGTGGCGTTTGCGATTGGCATCTCGGCCGTGATGTTCTACATCTTTGGCCCGGTTCCGCCTGAAATTGCGGTTCAGAAAATTGCCACCGCAACCCAGTCCTTTCCGTTGCTGGCGGTGCCTTTGTTTGTGTTTGCCGGGCATTTGATGAATGCCTCGGGCATCACCAGCCGTTTGATCTCCTTGTCCACCGTGCTCACCGGCTGGATGCGTGGTGGTCTGGCGCAGGTCGCCATCATGCTCAGCGCCTTGATGGGGGGTGTGTCGGGCTCGGCCGTGGCCGACGCTGCGATGGAAGCCCGCATTCTGGGACCGGACATGATCAAACGGGGCTACACCCGTGGTTACACCAGCGCAGTGATCGCGGTGGGCTCACTGATCACCGCCACCATTCCGCCCAGCATCGGGCTGATCCTCTACGGCTTCATGGGCAATGTGTCCATCGGCCGCCTGTTTGTCGGCGGTATCGTGCCAGGCGTGTTGATGACCATTGTGCTGATGAGTGTGGCCTACATCGTGGCACGGCGCCGTGGTTACACCGCCGAGCTCGCCAAACCGCCAACGTTCAAAGAGATCGCGAATCGCATGTGGGAATGCAAATGGGCGCTGATGTTCCCGATCCTGCTGATTGTGGGGATCCGTTACGGGATCTTCACCCCCTCAGAGGCCGGTGCGTTTGCGGTGGCCTACGCGATTTTTGTGGGTATGGTGATCTACCGTGAACTGTCACTTGACGCACTGCTGAATGCGCTGCGCCATGCGGTATCAGACATCGGCATGATCATGCTGATCATCATGTTCTCGTCGATGATCGGTTACATGATCACACTCGAAGGTGTGCCTCAGGATGCGGCGTCCTTCCTGGTGGGCATCACCGAGAACAGGATCGCGCTGATGCTGTTGTTGATCACTTTCATCATTGTGCTGGGCATGTTCCTGGAGGCCACTGTGATTGTGCTGTTGGTGACCCCGATCCTGATGCCCATCATCATGCGTGTCGGCATTGACCCGGTGCATTTTGGTCTGGTGATGATGACCTGCGTGACCTTGGGCGGCATGACACCACCCGTGGGTGTGGCGATGTTCACCGTCTGCGGCATTCTCAAATGCCCGATGGACGAGTACATCAAGGAAGCGTTCCCTCTGCTGGCTGCTGTGATCGGTTTGGTGATCCTGATGATTGTGTGGCCGACCAGTGTGTTGTACTTGCCCAACCTGGTGTTTGGTGCGGGTTAA
- the nifE gene encoding nitrogenase iron-molybdenum cofactor biosynthesis protein NifE: MSTLLKARIADVFEEPGCDKNQGKSEKERKKGCTAQLAPGAAAGGCAFDGAKIALQPIADVAHLVHGPIACEGNSWDNRHSASSGPQIYRTGFTTDINELDVIYGGEKRLFKSIREILEKYDPPAVFVYQTCVTALIGDDIEAVCQRASEKFGKPIIPVNAPGFAGIKNLGNKLGAEALLDYVIGTVEPEFTTPYDINIIGEYNLVGELWQVKPLLDALGIRILCCMAGDGRYKEIASAHRAKVNMMVCSKSMINIATKMEKRWGIPYFEGSFYGIGDMSDSLRQIARLLVQQGAPDELLGRTERLIAVEEARAYQRIEQYKQRLSGKRVLLITGGVKSWSVVAALQEAGLEIVGTSVKKSTKEDKQKIKEIMGDDAHMIDNMTPREMYNMLRDARADIMLSGGRSQFVALKARMPWLDINQERYHPYAGYEGMVELVSQIDRALSNPVWQQVRMPAPWGDDGETLGAVATSAPQATDQQATRFLSEVAAHALGLVPEEVPA; the protein is encoded by the coding sequence ATGTCGACTTTGCTCAAGGCCAGGATTGCCGACGTGTTTGAAGAACCTGGTTGTGACAAGAACCAGGGCAAAAGTGAGAAGGAGCGCAAAAAGGGCTGCACGGCACAGCTTGCACCCGGTGCTGCGGCGGGTGGCTGCGCCTTTGATGGCGCCAAGATCGCCTTGCAGCCGATTGCGGATGTGGCGCACTTGGTACACGGCCCCATTGCTTGTGAAGGCAACTCCTGGGACAACCGGCACAGTGCCTCAAGCGGCCCGCAGATTTACCGCACCGGTTTCACCACCGACATCAACGAACTCGATGTGATCTACGGCGGTGAAAAACGCCTGTTCAAATCGATCCGCGAAATTCTGGAGAAATACGACCCACCTGCGGTGTTTGTTTACCAGACCTGTGTCACCGCATTGATTGGTGACGACATCGAAGCGGTGTGTCAACGCGCCAGCGAGAAATTTGGCAAACCCATCATCCCGGTCAACGCGCCGGGTTTTGCGGGCATCAAAAACCTGGGCAACAAACTCGGTGCCGAGGCGCTGCTGGACTATGTGATTGGCACGGTGGAGCCCGAGTTCACCACCCCCTATGACATCAACATCATTGGTGAATACAACCTGGTGGGTGAGTTGTGGCAGGTCAAACCGCTGCTCGACGCCTTGGGCATCCGTATCTTGTGTTGTATGGCCGGCGATGGGCGGTACAAGGAAATTGCCAGCGCGCACCGGGCCAAGGTGAACATGATGGTGTGCTCCAAGTCGATGATCAACATCGCCACCAAGATGGAGAAGCGCTGGGGCATTCCTTACTTTGAAGGTTCTTTCTACGGCATTGGTGACATGAGTGACAGCTTGCGCCAGATCGCCAGACTTCTGGTGCAGCAAGGCGCGCCGGACGAATTGCTGGGCCGCACCGAGCGTCTGATTGCCGTGGAAGAAGCGCGTGCTTACCAGCGCATCGAGCAATACAAACAACGCCTATCTGGCAAACGGGTGCTGTTGATCACCGGGGGGGTCAAGTCCTGGTCGGTGGTGGCGGCGCTGCAAGAGGCCGGGCTTGAGATTGTGGGCACCAGCGTCAAAAAATCCACCAAAGAAGACAAACAAAAGATCAAGGAGATCATGGGGGATGACGCCCACATGATCGACAACATGACCCCGCGCGAGATGTACAACATGTTGCGTGATGCCCGCGCCGACATCATGCTCTCTGGGGGGCGCAGCCAGTTCGTGGCGCTCAAGGCGCGCATGCCCTGGCTCGACATCAACCAGGAGCGTTACCACCCCTATGCCGGTTACGAGGGCATGGTCGAGCTGGTGAGTCAGATTGACCGCGCCTTGTCCAACCCGGTCTGGCAGCAGGTGCGCATGCCCGCGCCCTGGGGCGACGACGGTGAGACCCTGGGTGCGGTGGCGACAAGCGCGCCACAGGCGACTGACCAGCAGGCCACCCGTTTTCTGTCTGAGGTCGCCGCCCATGCTCTGGGGCTGGTGCCAGAAGAAGTACCGGCCTGA